From the Pseudodesulfovibrio indicus genome, the window TCGTGGATGAGGGTTCGCCCGTGACCCTCATGCTCACCTCCGGCGAGCTGACGGAGCTGGATGCCGATGTTCTCCAAAAGGACTTCGAGAAGGCCGGGCCGCGCGAGCACATCTATTTCGACCCGTCCAAGGTCAAGTGCGCCATCGTCACCTGCGGCGGCATCTGCCCGGGCATCAACGACGTCATCAGGGCCATCGTCATGGAGGCCCACCACCGCTACGGCATCCGCCACGTACTCGGCATCACCAACGGGCTGCGCGGGTTCATCCCAGAGTACGGCTACGACGTGAAGTCGCTGACCCCTGAGGTCGTGTCCCACATCCACCAGTTCGGCGGAACCATCCTCGGCTCGTCGCGCGGGTTGCAGGAGGCCGAGGAGATCGTTGACTCCCTGGAGCGGCTCAACGTCAACATCCTCTTCGTCATCGGCGGCGACGGGGCCATGCGCGCCGCCAAATCCATCGTCGAGGAAGTTTCACAGCGCAAGCGGAAGATCGCGGTCATCGGCATCCCCAAGACCATCGACAACGACATCAACTTCATCACCCGCTCCTTCGGCTTCGACACCGCGGTGGAAAAGGGGGCGGAGGTCATTCAGTGCGCCCACGTCGAGGCCACGGGCGTGGACATGGGCGTCGGCCTGGTCAAGCTCATGGGCCGCGAGGCCGGGTTCATCGCGGCCCAGGCCACCCTGGCCATGCAGGAGGTCAACTTCCTCCTGGTCCCGGAGGTCCCCTTCACCCTGGAAGGCCAAGGCGGTTTGCTGGAGGCCGTTGAAAAGCGGCTGAAGGAGCGCAAGCACTCGCTGATCGTCTGCGCCGAGGGCGCCGGTCAGGACCTGGTGGGCGGCGAACCGGAGCGTGATCCGTCCGGCAACCCCAAGCTGGGCGACATCTGCGGCCTGATCCAGCAGAGCCTCAAGAACCATTTCAACGACAAGGGCCAGGAGATCAACCTGAAATTCATTGATCCCAGCTATTTGATCCGTTCTGTCCCGGCCAATGCCAGCGACCGGGTCTATTGCGGATTCCTCGGTCAGAACGCCATGCACGCGGCCATGGCCGGAAAGACCGGCATGGTCATCACCCGGCTCAAGTCGAGCATGGTCCACCTGCCGCTGGACCTGGTGGCCGTGAAGCGGCGGCGCATCAATACCAACTCCGACTGGTGGTGCTCCGTCATGGAGGCCACGGGTCAGCGCGAGTACATGAAGTAGCTCAGCTACCTACCCGCTCTCCCTTCAAAGGATACCAATGGGATACATAAGATTGTGGGGTGACGGTGCACCCGGTGTGCGGCCGGAAAAAAGTACAAAAAAAGGGGGCGCGAAGCCCCCTTTTGCATGTCGATGGCGGTGAAAACTATTCGTTTGCGGCGAGGCGGCGGCGGACCTGCTCGGAAACCTGGCTGCCAGTGCTCTCCTTTTCGGACTCCATGGCCACGGCCAGGAGCTCGAAGAGCTGGTCATAACTGAATTCGAGGCTGAGGCTGCCGTTGGTCACGATGCAGGACTCCTCGCGCTCCTCAACGCGGTACGCACGGCGCTCGCGGGCATGACCGATGGCGGAGATGATGCCGTAGGCGAGCTTTCCGTCCTCGCCCCTGTACAGCTTCTCCATGGTCAACATGCCGGTGCCGTCGTCGAAATACATCTCTTCGCCGATGAGATGGCCGGTGACGTCGATGTCCTGGCCGAAATCATTGGGAAGGTTCACGTTGAGGATAGGGTCGTTTCCGTCGTGACCGCCTACCATTCTTTTCGACATGCCTCTCTCCTTAATCCAGTGGGAGTTTGAACTGATCCGGCTCCCGTTCCTTTTTGCCCGTTGGAACAGGCGCATTCATTCCACTCTCGATGAATTCCATCAAGCTTTGTTCCGGTACCCGCCATTGGGACCCGATCTTCACGGCCTTGATGTCGCCGCCCGTGATCAACCTGTAGGCAGTCCGCTGATGGACCCGCAAATAGTCCGCGACCTCACGCACGGTGAGGAGTTTGGGCGGCTTGGGAACATCTCTGCTGTCCATAATGTCACAATCTTACCTACGATGTTCATTCATTGACATAAGGTGTCAAAGATTGTCAACAAAGTACAACGCTGTGCAACAATCTCTAGAAAAAATCTAGACAACGACCTAAAGAACGATATTACGGGAAGTTGTTGTTAATTACGGAAGGCATATCAGATTTCCGGCCAAAAAATAATGGGGAAAAGCCACAAATCAGACTTTTTCTTTACGGCCGGGTTACCGCACGCGGACGGAAAGAACTACACGGATAGACCCGTCCGGTCAAATGGAAGTTTGAATAAATTATAGAGGAATTTTAGAGTGTTGTTTAAACGGCTCTATGCGGACTGGATCCGGGAACAAAACCCGTGCATCTTGCTTGGAGGCGGTTGAAGAACAGGGTTCGAGCGTGAAGAGCCAACTCCCGGCACAGACTGAATATAGTGGAATGCATTGCTTGGAGAAGCTTTTGCGGATGGTTGTGGAGAGGGGTAAGGTCAGTGGTCTACTTCGTCCAGGAGGACGAGCACGGTTTCCTGAAGGTCGTCTTCGAGGCGTCCGGTCATTTGTTTAAGAATTCTGCGGAAGTATTTTCGGTCATTGATGGTCAGCCCCTGGTTGACCACGGACTGGAGGTCGTCGATGGCGGCCAGCACGATTTTTTGCAGCCCCCTGCCCTGTTGCGTGAGGCGGATAACGGTCTGTCTCCGGTCCTTGGGGTTTCGGGTTCTGGTCAAGAGCCCGTCCCGTTCCATGCGGGCCAGGGAATTGGACAGCGTGGCCTGCTCCACGTCGAGCAGGCCGTGCAGCGCCTTCTGGGTCACGCCGTCCTTTGCCCACAATCGGAAAAGAATATCCAGATAGCCGGGCAGGACCCCGTGCGGTTGGAGCCGATTGGCCAAGGCCCGCGCATAGAGGCGGTTGAACTTGGCCATGGAGGAAGCGAACTGATGTTCCGCGTTGTAATCCACGTTTTTCCCTAGGATTTTGGTTTGGTGCAGGAAAATATATAGCAGGCTGTAGGCCGTATCTCAAGCGCCAAGTTTTGGCTGAATCCGCTTTACCTCCGGAATGAGGCGGTATAGGTTGCACTGGGGGTATGAACCCTTGCCTCCAACTAGGTTTGGCCCGAGGGCCAAGGATCAACTATCATGATGAGTTTAAAGAAGCGCTGGAGTGCGCGAGCCGGCTACCGGGAGGCCCTGCAAATTGGCCTGCCCCTGGTAATCAGCATGATCTCCAATACGGTGATGACCTTCACCGACCGTATTTTCCTGGGAAATTATTCGTTGGAGTCGCTGGCGGCATCGGTCCCGGCCAGCATCGCCGCGTTCCTGTTCCTCTCCTTCTTCATGGGCGTGAGCGAGTACGTGAACGTCTTCATCGCCCAGTACACCGGTTCGTGCCGACACCACGACGTGGGGCGGGCGCTGTGGCAGGGCATCTGGTTCGCCATCCCGTCCGGCAT encodes:
- a CDS encoding ATP-dependent 6-phosphofructokinase; protein product: MKELDFATRIDHLGKPNIKSPLGNVRFVDEGSPVTLMLTSGELTELDADVLQKDFEKAGPREHIYFDPSKVKCAIVTCGGICPGINDVIRAIVMEAHHRYGIRHVLGITNGLRGFIPEYGYDVKSLTPEVVSHIHQFGGTILGSSRGLQEAEEIVDSLERLNVNILFVIGGDGAMRAAKSIVEEVSQRKRKIAVIGIPKTIDNDINFITRSFGFDTAVEKGAEVIQCAHVEATGVDMGVGLVKLMGREAGFIAAQATLAMQEVNFLLVPEVPFTLEGQGGLLEAVEKRLKERKHSLIVCAEGAGQDLVGGEPERDPSGNPKLGDICGLIQQSLKNHFNDKGQEINLKFIDPSYLIRSVPANASDRVYCGFLGQNAMHAAMAGKTGMVITRLKSSMVHLPLDLVAVKRRRINTNSDWWCSVMEATGQREYMK
- a CDS encoding helix-turn-helix domain-containing protein, whose translation is MDSRDVPKPPKLLTVREVADYLRVHQRTAYRLITGGDIKAVKIGSQWRVPEQSLMEFIESGMNAPVPTGKKEREPDQFKLPLD
- a CDS encoding MarR family winged helix-turn-helix transcriptional regulator, with amino-acid sequence MDYNAEHQFASSMAKFNRLYARALANRLQPHGVLPGYLDILFRLWAKDGVTQKALHGLLDVEQATLSNSLARMERDGLLTRTRNPKDRRQTVIRLTQQGRGLQKIVLAAIDDLQSVVNQGLTINDRKYFRRILKQMTGRLEDDLQETVLVLLDEVDH